A genome region from Pseudomonas pergaminensis includes the following:
- a CDS encoding glycogen/starch/alpha-glucan phosphorylase: MSQEPLAREAEVAAFRDAVLTKLTYAVGKDPDHAFDHDWFEAIALAARDQMVDHWMDHTRRIYRKGQKRVYYLSLEFLIGRLLYDSLSNLGVLEIAREALSELGVDLERIRLLEPDAALGNGGLGRLAACFMESMSTLGIAGHGYGIRYEHGLFRQAIVDGWQQEQTERWLDFGNPWEFERAEVIYPIGFGGSVETLADASGKMIQVWSPNETVRAVAYDTPVVGWRGASVNTLRLWRARAVEDLHLERFNAGDHLGAVAEVARAESISRVLYPADSTEAGQELRLRQEYFFVSASLQDLLRRHKNMHGSVLSLGEHAAIQLNDTHPSIAVAELMRQLVDLHDIPWEAAWDVTVETLSYTNHTLLPEALETWPVGLMERMLPRHMQIIYLINAQHIDSLRAKGIHDFDVLRAVSLIEEDNGRRVRMGNLAFLGSHSVNGVSGLHTQLMRSTVFSELHKLYPERINNKTNGITFRRWLYQANPKLTSMLVEALGPDILDKPEERLVELEPFAEKQTFRKAFAEQRLHSKRALADIIHERLGIAVNPAAMFDVQVKRIHEYKRQLLNLLHTVALYQAIRAEPGTDWVPRVKIFSGKAAASYHQAKLIIKLTNDIARTVNNDPTVRGLLKVVFLPNYNVSLAESIIPAADLSEQISTAGFEASGTSNMKFGLNGALTIGTMDGANVEMHERVGAEHMFIFGLSAQQVEARKHAGEFNAGADIAASHRLNDVLQAIRGGVFSPDDPGRYVGLIDGLIDYDRFLVCADFDSYWDAQARVEAHWHDSKAWWRSAVLNTARMGWFSSDRTIREYATEIWKALD, from the coding sequence GACCATGACTGGTTCGAGGCCATTGCCCTGGCCGCCCGCGACCAGATGGTCGACCACTGGATGGACCATACGCGGCGTATCTACCGCAAAGGCCAAAAGCGGGTTTATTACCTTTCCCTGGAATTCCTCATCGGCCGCCTGCTCTACGACAGCCTGAGCAACCTGGGCGTGCTGGAGATTGCGCGCGAAGCGCTGTCCGAGCTGGGCGTCGACCTGGAGCGCATCCGCCTGCTGGAGCCCGACGCGGCGCTTGGCAACGGTGGCCTGGGCCGCCTGGCGGCGTGCTTCATGGAAAGCATGTCGACCCTGGGCATTGCCGGCCATGGGTATGGCATTCGTTATGAGCACGGCTTGTTCCGCCAGGCGATTGTTGATGGCTGGCAGCAGGAACAGACCGAACGCTGGCTGGATTTCGGTAACCCGTGGGAGTTCGAGCGGGCCGAAGTGATTTACCCGATCGGCTTTGGCGGTAGCGTCGAAACCCTCGCGGATGCTTCCGGCAAGATGATCCAGGTGTGGTCGCCCAACGAAACCGTACGGGCCGTGGCCTATGACACCCCGGTGGTCGGCTGGCGTGGCGCAAGTGTGAACACCCTGCGCTTGTGGCGCGCACGGGCGGTAGAAGACCTGCACCTGGAGCGCTTCAACGCCGGTGACCACTTGGGCGCCGTCGCCGAAGTGGCCCGCGCCGAGAGCATCTCCCGAGTGCTTTACCCGGCCGACAGCACCGAAGCGGGGCAGGAGCTGCGTCTGCGCCAGGAATACTTCTTCGTTTCCGCCTCCCTGCAAGACTTGCTGCGCCGCCACAAGAACATGCACGGCTCGGTACTGAGCCTGGGCGAGCACGCTGCGATCCAACTCAACGATACCCACCCGTCCATCGCCGTGGCCGAGTTGATGCGTCAACTGGTCGACCTGCACGACATTCCGTGGGAAGCGGCGTGGGACGTGACGGTCGAAACCCTGTCGTACACCAACCACACCCTGCTGCCCGAAGCGCTGGAAACCTGGCCGGTCGGACTGATGGAGCGCATGCTGCCTCGGCACATGCAGATCATCTACCTGATCAACGCCCAGCACATCGACTCGCTGCGCGCCAAAGGCATCCACGACTTTGACGTACTGCGCGCCGTCTCGCTGATCGAAGAAGACAACGGCCGCCGCGTGCGCATGGGAAACCTGGCGTTCCTCGGTTCCCACAGCGTCAACGGCGTATCCGGCCTGCACACCCAGCTGATGCGCAGCACGGTGTTCTCCGAGCTACACAAGCTGTACCCGGAGCGTATCAACAACAAAACCAACGGCATCACTTTCCGTCGCTGGTTGTACCAGGCCAACCCGAAGCTCACGTCTATGCTGGTGGAGGCACTGGGTCCGGACATTCTCGACAAGCCCGAAGAGCGGCTGGTGGAGCTTGAGCCGTTCGCCGAGAAACAGACGTTCCGCAAGGCATTTGCCGAGCAGCGTTTGCACAGCAAGCGCGCGCTGGCGGACATCATTCATGAGCGCCTGGGCATCGCGGTCAATCCGGCGGCGATGTTCGACGTGCAGGTCAAGCGTATCCACGAATACAAGCGCCAACTGCTCAACCTGTTGCACACCGTGGCGCTGTACCAGGCGATCCGTGCCGAGCCTGGCACTGACTGGGTGCCGCGCGTGAAGATCTTCTCCGGCAAGGCGGCGGCCAGTTATCACCAGGCCAAGCTGATCATCAAGCTGACCAACGACATCGCGCGCACGGTCAATAACGACCCGACCGTACGTGGTTTGCTCAAGGTGGTGTTCCTGCCCAACTACAACGTGAGCCTGGCAGAAAGCATCATCCCGGCAGCGGACTTGTCGGAGCAGATTTCCACGGCTGGCTTTGAAGCCTCGGGTACCAGCAACATGAAGTTCGGCCTCAACGGTGCGCTGACCATCGGCACCATGGACGGCGCCAACGTCGAGATGCACGAACGCGTCGGTGCCGAGCACATGTTTATCTTTGGTCTCAGTGCGCAGCAGGTGGAAGCGCGCAAACACGCCGGTGAGTTCAACGCCGGGGCCGACATTGCAGCGTCCCATCGGTTGAATGATGTGCTGCAAGCGATTCGGGGCGGGGTGTTCTCGCCGGATGATCCGGGCCGGTACGTGGGGCTGATCGATGGGCTGATCGACTACGACCGCTTCCTGGTCTGTGCTGACTTCGATTCGTACTGGGACGCCCAGGCGCGGGTCGAGGCGCATTGGCATGATTCCAAGGCGTGGTGGCGTTCGGCGGTGCTGAATACCGCGCGCATGGGCTGGTTCAGTTCGGACCGGACCATCAGGGAGTACGCGACCGAGATCTGGAAAGCCCTCGACTAA